One window of Nymphaea colorata isolate Beijing-Zhang1983 chromosome 1, ASM883128v2, whole genome shotgun sequence genomic DNA carries:
- the LOC116262163 gene encoding 26S proteasome regulatory subunit S10B homolog B, with product MNDSDEASRRRSVVAEYRKKLLQHKELDSRVRAIRDNVRAAKKEFAKTEDDLKSLQSVGQIIGEVLRPLDNERLIVKASSGPRYVVGCRSKVDKEKLTAGTRVVLDMTTLTIMRALPREVDPVVYNMLHEDPGNVSYSAVGGLSDQIRELRESIELPLMNPELFIRVGIKPPKGVLLYGPPGTGKTLLARAIASNIDANFLKVVSSAIIDKYIGESARLIREMFGYARDHQPCIIFMDEIDAIGGRRFSEGTSADREIQRTLMELLNQLDGFDQLGKVKMIMATNRPDVLDPALLRPGRLDRKIEIPLPNEQARMEILKIHAAGIAKHGEIDYEAVVKLAEGFNGADLRNVCTEAGMSAIRAERDYVIHEDFMKAVRKLNEAKKLESSAHYNADFGKD from the exons atgaacgaCTCAGACGAGGCCTCACGGCGCCGCTCCGTCGTCGCTGAGTACCGAAAGAAGCTCCTTCAGCACAAGGAGCTCGACTCCAGAGTTCGCGCCA TCAGGGACAATGTGCGTGCAGCGAAAAAGGAATTTGCTAAAACGGAGGATGACTTGAAGTCACTTCAGAGCGTTGGGCAAATAATAGGAGAAGTCCTTAGGCCTCTTGATAATGAGCGCT TGATTGTAAAAGCCAGCAGTGGTCCAAGGTATGTGGTCGGTTGTCGGAGTAAGGTTGATAAAGAGAAGCTGACAGCAGGCACACGAGTTGTTCTTGACATGACAACTCTCACAATTATGCGGGCACTTCCTCGTGAG GTTGATCCAGTTGTGTATAACATGCTTCATGAAGATCCTGGTAACGTAAGTTACTCTGCTGTTGGTGgcttatctgatcaaattcgAGAGCTGCGAGAATCTATTGAGCTTCCACTCATGAACCCTGAGCTCTTTATCAGAGTTGGAATAAAACCTCCCAAG GGTGTGCTTCTCTATGGACCTCCTGGCACAGGAAAAACCTTGTTGGCAAGAGCTATTGCCAGCAACATTGATGCTAATTTTCTAAAG GTTGTTTCAAGTGCAATTATTGACAAATACATCGGTGAAAGTGCACGGCTGATCCGTGAAATGTTTGGATATGCACGTGATCATCAG ccttgcatcattttcatggaTGAGATTGATGCAATTGGTGGCCGGCGTTTTAGTGAGGGCACAAGTGCTGATCGTGAAATTCAAAGAACACTTATGGAGCTTCTTAATCAGCTTGATGGATTTGACCAACTTGGAAAG GTTAAGATGATAATGGCAACCAACCGTCCCGATGTTTTGGACCCTGCTCTGCTCCGTCCAGGTCGATTAGACCGCAAAATTGAGATCCCTTTACCAAATGAGCAGGCAAGAATGGAAATTCTAAAAATTCATGCTGCTGGAATTGCAAAACACGGGGAAATTGATTATGAAGCTGTTGTAAAGTTGGCAGAG GGGTTTAATGGAGCTGATCTTCGGAATGTCTGCACGGAAGCGGGTATGTCTGCAATCAGGGCTGAGCGGGACTATGTCATACATGAAGATTTCATGAAG GCTGTCCGGAAGCTGAATGAAGCAAAGAAGCTGGAATCCAGTGCACATTATAACGCTGATTTTGGTAAAGATTAG
- the LOC116262174 gene encoding NAC domain-containing protein 73-like, which yields MIRDDESSSCLQQEDACTRSCPSCGHPVRDDQRLDRGDKVIVLHNLPGLPAGVKFDPTDQELLEHLEGKVKGDASKLHPLLHEFIPLIQGDEGICYTHPEKLPGVNMDGLSRHFFHYPSKAYTTGTRKRRKVQSDEQGGETRWHKTGKTRPILVNGKTKGYKKILVLYTNYGRLKKPQKTNWVMHQYHLGSQEEEKEGELVVSKVFYQTQPRQCGVSARHIGVSAKSKLLGVNSNAAAGIADCYSRGVVSAQPLMKELAQGHHHLSLHQPSYDSPTTTDQTFNQMPSPQLTQKLPLQVDTASFLA from the exons atgatcagAGACGATGAGAGCAGCAGCTGCCTGCAGCAGGAGGACGCTTGCACCAGGAGTTGCCCTTCGTGCGGCCACCCCGTCCGAGATGACCAACGCCTCGATCGTGGCGACAAG GTTATAGTGCTTCACAATTTGCCGGGATTGCCAGCGGGGGTGAAGTTCGATCCGACGGACCAAGAGCTCCTGGAGCATCTGGAAGGGAAGGTGAAAGGCGACGCCTCCAAGCTCCACCCTCTGCTCCATGAATTCATCCCTCTGATCCAAGGGGACGAAGGCATATGCTACACCCACCCGGAGAAGCTTCCTG GCGTTAACATGGATGGTCTTTCTCGCCACTTCTTCCACTACCCCTCCAAAGCATACACCACAGgaacaaggaagagaagaaaggttCAGTCAGATGAACAAGGTGGAGAAACAAGATGGCACAAGACGGGGAAGACGAGGCCCATCTTGGTTAATGGGAAGACCAAAGGCTACAAGAAGATCTTGGTGCTCTACACCAACTATGGCAGATTGAAGAAGCCCCAGAAGACCAACTGGGTCATGCACCAGTACCACCTGGGGTcgcaggaggaggagaaagaaggggagTTGGTGGTGTCCAAAGTCTTCTATCAGACGCAGCCGAGACAGTGTGGTGTTTCTGCACGTCATATCGGCGTCTCCGCCAAGTCGAAGCTTCTTGGTGTGAACTCCAACGCGGCTGCTGGGATTGCGGATTGCTACAGCAGAGGTGTAGTATCAGCACAGCCATTGATGAAGGAACTGGCACAGGGTCATCACCATTTGAGCCTGCACCAGCCCAGCTACGACTCCCCAACTACAACGGATCAGACTTTTAACCAAATGCCCTCCCCACAACTAACACAGAAATTGCCTTTACAGGTCGACACAGCATCATTCTTGGCCTAA